In Candidatus Thermoplasmatota archaeon, the sequence AGGTCGCGCCCGCGGGCTGGTTGTCGGTCGCGCCGAGCCACACGGGGTCCGAAAGGACCGGCCATCCCCGGTTCGCTTCGTCCAGGATGCCGGCCGACTTGAAGCTCAGGCGCTCGAGGAGCACGAACCGTCCGAGGTCGACGAGGGTGGCCTTGGACGCGAGGACGGTCGAGGGGTTGACCGCGATGAGCGTCGCGCTCTCCACGATCGAGAAGTCCACGCGCTGACCCGCGCGCCACGCGCCCGCCGCTAGCGTCGTCTCGAACGTGCCGTTCGGGTGCGCGACGACGGCGCCGGTCCCGAGAGGCAGGTTCGAGAGGCGGCCCGAGATCGCGAAGCCGCGCGAGAGGTCCGCGCCCTCGCCATCGGGGTAGACGATGCGTCCGCGGACGGTCACGGGATTCGCGGACATGACGGTGATCGACACCTGGGCCGTCGCGGTGAGGCCGCCGTTGTCGGTGACCGTGAGGCGCGTCGTGTAGATGCCCGAGGTGTTGAACTGGTGGATCGCGTCGAGGCTGCCCGTCGCCGAGCGGCCGTCCCCGAACGTGTAGCGCGCCGAGGCGATGGTGCCGTCGGGATCGTTCGCGGAGCCGAGGAACGTGACGGCCTGGCCCTCGAGAACGACGAGTCCGGGCGAGGCGACGAGCGACACCGTCGGGGCGCGGTTGCGTACGACGAGGTTTGAGGGGAGCGTCGTGACGTTCGCGCCGTCGATGTCGACGGCGGTGAGCGTGACCTTGTACGATCCCGGCACCGCGAAGACGTGCGCGATCGGCGTCGGAGCGCCGGTCACGACGGCGGTCTGGCCGTCGCCGAAGCGCCATTCGAGGCGCGCGATGCCGCCGTCGGAGTCGGCCGCGGTCGGCGTGAACGTGACCGACTCGCCGCTGAAGATGATGGAGCGGTCCTGCGTGAACGAGGCCGTCGGGGGCGCGTTCACGCGGAGCGTCCGGTCGGTCGCGTTCGTCTGGCCGAGCCCGTCCTGGATCCGGAGCTGCACGGAGTACGTGCCGGCGGCGCCGAAGGATCGCGAGACGCTCGGGCCGCGCAGGACGAGGCCGTCGCCGAAGCGCCATTCCCAGGAGGAGAGCGGCGCGCCGACGGGCGTGCTCGCGTCCGTGAAGACGACGGTTTCGCCGGGCCGCGGAATGGCGGGAGCGAACGTGAAGGCCGCCTTGGGCTTCGCGTGCAGGACGCGCACGTTCAGGACGGCCGTCGTGACGCCGCCCGCGTCGTCGACCGCGGTTCCCGTGACGGTGTATTGCCCGGGCGTCCTGAAGCGGTGGAGCACGTTGAGGCCCGTCAGGTTGGTGCCGTCGCCCATGTTCCACGTGAAGCTCACGACCGATCCGTCCCGGTCCTGCACGGTCGCGTTGAAGCGGACCGTCTGGTTCACCTCGGGTTCGACGGGGGTAGCGGCGAGGAGCAGGATGCGCGGGCGCTGGTTGAGCACGACGAAGGGCTTCGTGAGGCTCGCCGATTCGCCGGTTGCGGCCTCGTGGACCGTGAGCGTGACGTTGTAGGTGCCGGGTCGCTCGTAGACGTTGCGCGCGACCGTGCGCGTGTCCGTCTTGCCGTCGCCGAAGCGCCAGAGGCGGCTCGTGATGACGTCGCCCTCGTCGGGGTCGTAGCTCCGGTCCGTGAAGGTCACGAGCGAGAGCGAGGGCGCGGCGCCGGAGGCCGGAATCGAGGTGAAATCGACGACGGGCGGGGAGTTCGCGACCGTGAAGTCGAGACGGCCGGACGCGACGCCGCCCCGGCCGTCCTCGACCGTGAGGCGAACGAAGCACGCGCCGCGCTGCAGGATCGTGTGCGAGATCGTGACGTCGGAGGGGCCGCGGACGAAGGAGGCGCCGTCGCAGAAGTCCCAGGTGCGCTTCGCGATGGTCCCGTCGGCGTCGGTCGAGTCGTCCGTGCATTCGAAGCGCGTCGAGGTCGTGACGGGGCCGGTCGTGCAGCGGAAGTTCACGACGGGGTCGCGGTTCCTGACCTGGACGACGCGGGTGGCCGTGGACTCCGCCCCGTCGTTGTCGGCGACCGTGAGCGTGATGCGCGCCTCGCCGCTTGCGCGGAAGACGTGGGAGAAGGAGGCGTTCTGGGACACCGCTTCGCCGTTGATCGTCCAGGCGCGGCGCGCGATCGTTCCGTCGCGGTCCTGCGACGTGTCGGTGAAGAGGACGGTTTCGAGCGAGGTCGGGTCGCCGGGGCTCAGCACGAAGGAGGCCGTCGGCGGAACGTTCGCGACGCCGACCACCTTGCGCGAGGGCGCGGAGACGTTACCCTTGTCGTCGACGACGACGAGCGTCACGGTCCACGTGCCGTTGTCCGCAAACTTGTGCTTGGGGTTCGGGAGCTGCGATGACGAGCCGTCGCCGAAGTCCCAGCGCCACTCGACGACGTGGCCGTCGAGGTCGTAGGCCCGGTCGATGAACTGGACGAGGTCGAGGTCGGTCGCGTTCTTCGGCGTGAACTCGAAGTCGGCGACGGGCGGGGTGTTGCCCACGACGATCGTCTGCTTGACGAAGTTCGTCATGAGCGTGTTGTCGCGCACCTCGAGCGTCACGTTGTACGCGCCCGGCGCGGCGAAGCGGTGCCGGGGGCAGGTTCCGGCGGAAACGCCCTGCACGTGGCACGGGAGGTTCGACGTCGATCCGTCGCCGAAGTTCCAGGCCCACGAGACGATCTGTCCGCCGTCGGGGTCGTACGAGTAGTCGATGAAGGTGACTTCGCTCGAGGTCGTGGGGTAGAGGGGCGTCCAGCCGAAGGACGCGACCGGCGGGAGCGTTCCGGGAAGCCCGATCGGATCCGACTGCGTTCCGCGCGGCGCGGTCGTGACGCGCTCGGCGTAGCCGTCGAGCTTCACGCGCCAGCCGCCCGGCACCTGGTAGGCGACGTAGGTGCCGGCGAAGCCCCGCACGACGACGCGTTCGCCGGGCGCCGCCGCGAGGGCCTGGCCGCTCGCGTTCACGACGACCCCCTGGTCGCCGGTCGCGGGGATCTGGAACTCGATCGCGTCGACGAGCCCGTCGCTCCACGCGTAGTCCTTGAGGAGCTCGCCGTTCACGCGCACCCAGGCTGCGGGAAACCCTGCGATGGGGTTCGCCGGGTCGCGCTTCTTCGCGTTCGTTTCGAGGCGCTGGCCCATGCCGGTCTGGAGCGTCACGACGTCGATCTCGCGCGTGCCGCCGAGGACGACGTAGGCGAGGCGCTCCTGCGTCTTGACGGTCGGGTTCTCGGGCGCGATCGGACGCGCGAGGCCGCCTTCGGTGCGCAGGAGCCTCGACGCCTTCTCGGCGACGAACGTCGCCTGCACCGTGCCGTCGAGCGCGAGGGTCGACGTCGCCTTGTCGAGGTCGCTCATCGCGAAGCGGCCGTTGAAGCCGCGCACCGTGATCACGTCCGTCGGGTGCAGCGCGAAGCGCCGCTCCCCGAG encodes:
- a CDS encoding PKD domain-containing protein, translating into MIQKLLMSLLSLFMMVASSISPAITVDGGGSVEPKVPAGVAGAAVERFATLDAGGAAFATMSVLWVEIDGRRVFEDAWGSGTLETLTFKVGVKPEDATTLQLGERRFALHPTDVITVRGFNGRFAMSDLDKATSTLALDGTVQATFVAEKASRLLRTEGGLARPIAPENPTVKTQERLAYVVLGGTREIDVVTLQTGMGQRLETNAKKRDPANPIAGFPAAWVRVNGELLKDYAWSDGLVDAIEFQIPATGDQGVVVNASGQALAAAPGERVVVRGFAGTYVAYQVPGGWRVKLDGYAERVTTAPRGTQSDPIGLPGTLPPVASFGWTPLYPTTSSEVTFIDYSYDPDGGQIVSWAWNFGDGSTSNLPCHVQGVSAGTCPRHRFAAPGAYNVTLEVRDNTLMTNFVKQTIVVGNTPPVADFEFTPKNATDLDLVQFIDRAYDLDGHVVEWRWDFGDGSSSQLPNPKHKFADNGTWTVTLVVVDDKGNVSAPSRKVVGVANVPPTASFVLSPGDPTSLETVLFTDTSQDRDGTIARRAWTINGEAVSQNASFSHVFRASGEARITLTVADNDGAESTATRVVQVRNRDPVVNFRCTTGPVTTSTRFECTDDSTDADGTIAKRTWDFCDGASFVRGPSDVTISHTILQRGACFVRLTVEDGRGGVASGRLDFTVANSPPVVDFTSIPASGAAPSLSLVTFTDRSYDPDEGDVITSRLWRFGDGKTDTRTVARNVYERPGTYNVTLTVHEAATGESASLTKPFVVLNQRPRILLLAATPVEPEVNQTVRFNATVQDRDGSVVSFTWNMGDGTNLTGLNVLHRFRTPGQYTVTGTAVDDAGGVTTAVLNVRVLHAKPKAAFTFAPAIPRPGETVVFTDASTPVGAPLSSWEWRFGDGLVLRGPSVSRSFGAAGTYSVQLRIQDGLGQTNATDRTLRVNAPPTASFTQDRSIIFSGESVTFTPTAADSDGGIARLEWRFGDGQTAVVTGAPTPIAHVFAVPGSYKVTLTAVDIDGANVTTLPSNLVVRNRAPTVSLVASPGLVVLEGQAVTFLGSANDPDGTIASARYTFGDGRSATGSLDAIHQFNTSGIYTTRLTVTDNGGLTATAQVSITVMSANPVTVRGRIVYPDGEGADLSRGFAISGRLSNLPLGTGAVVAHPNGTFETTLAAGAWRAGQRVDFSIVESATLIAVNPSTVLASKATLVDLGRFVLLERLSFKSAGILDEANRGWPVLSDPVWLGATDNQPAGATYVSDPGAPILLAINATWSNGRAARGVTLEYTWSWLASRQVLGDAEIAEATGSQFIPTHEGSVEMPKLPGQVTSLVPMHAPGWYRWTASLTFTNAELGVTIRSLNGVSGYVYVDPGGATTAVAGFKGLP